AGGCGGTGGATCAGATCAAGACAGCCTTGGCGAGTTCACCACAATTTCAAAATGTCGCGACGACTAATGTTCGAAAGGGTGTTGGAGATCAGGTCAAATTCGACATCTCATTTGATGTGAAACTGGGTGAGGGAGGAGAGGCGGAGGTGGTGAAAGGAGGGGACGAAGGTGGCGCTTAAAATGAAAGATTCCCCCTTCCAGAGGTTTTCTGTTGAGAACCTCTATCATGCCTTTAGTGGGCTTGCCCCTCGGGAAAAATGGATCGCCCTCGGTGCGATGGCCCTTGTGGTTGTTTTGTTGCTTTTTCTGCCGATGTCTCTTGTTTCAGGAAAACTTCGGTCGATGCAGCATAACATTGCTGAAGCCCAGAAGGGATTTTTGGAGGTTCAGAAAAAAATTCAAGAGTATCAGTTATCCCAAAAAGAGATTCAAACGATAGAGAAAGGTTTGGGGCAGGGGGGTTCAGTCACCGGTCGGGTCGAAAATGCCGCGAACAAGGTCGGCATTTCGGTCAAGCAGCTGACGGAAAAACCGCCTCAAGACACTGATTTTCTCGAGATTCACTCGGTGGAGGTTCAATTGGTCGGCACAACACTGAAACAGCTGATGGATTTTCTTTTTGAGATTGAACGCGATCCGAATCAGATCATGCGAGTGCGGCGTATCCAAATCAAGACAAAGTATGCGAATCGACAACTGCTCGATGCCTCTTGTGAGATCGCGACATTTTCCATGAGGAAGGAGACTTGAGAGAAATGTCACTCACGATTCGACTGGTTCTTTATCCGATCTTTGCGTTGTTTTGCCTCATCATTTTTTCCTTCCTGCTATTTCCTTTTGAGGCGTTAACCGGTCGGATTCAGAGTGAGATCGGGAAGACTTTTGGAGATAAATATGACGTCGCGATTGAGAAGGTTTCTCCTGCCCTTTTCACCGGCCTTGTCTTGAAAAAAGTGAAACTTCAGGAAAGAGGCAAGGAGAAGAGTGTTTTGCTGGATCGTGCGAAGGTTAAAATCGGTCTCTTCCCTCTCCTCTGGGGAACGAAGTCTCTTACGGTCGATCTTCGGGCAGGCAAAGGACGTGTAGAGGGCTCGGTCAAGCTCGATCAGGAATTGACGCGTCTTGATCTGGAGGTGGATGAGTGGGACGTTTCTCTCAGTCGGCTTTTCTTGCCGGAGACAGTTCCTTTTGTGGGGAGTCTCAATGGAGAGATTATTTTAGATTTGTATTCAGCCGATCCACTTCGAAACTCCGGTCATATTGAACTCGAGGTGCAGGAGTTGGGTCTTGCCGAAGGGGCAGGGGCTGCCGGATTGGCATTACCTGCCCTGAATCTTGCCAAACAGGGTGGAGAGAATTCTCGTATCGATATTGATGTTGTTCGCGGGAATTGGGAGCTCAAGACCCTCAAACTGATCGGGAGTGACATCAATTTCGAGGCGACCGGCAAGGTCTACGCCGCGAAGCAGGTCAAAAATTACCGTTTGAACCTTCAGGGAAATTTCGTGCCACAGACAGGGAGCGAAGAGAAAATGCCGTTCTTGGGCCTCATTGAGGCCCAAAAGCAGGAGGGGAAGTTCCCGTTTGCGATCAGTGGCCGTCTCACAAAACCATCCATCCGGATCGGGACTTTCAAGTTGCCGATTTAACCCGTCTGATTTTCGGACGGACCGTCCGAAAATCGGACGCTAGAGAATATTCATACTCAATTTATCTTGCCATCATGTTGGCACGCTTCTTGTATGGTGTGGATCTATATATGTTCTCATCTAAGAGAAAAGAGGCCCTCGGCAAGTTTCTGAATAATTTTGTCTTACTGTATCTTGGCGCTGGAGTTGCGTCTAAATTTTTTTCTGGTGAAAATCTGAATATCCGGAGACTGGTTTTCACTTTACTTATTGCCTTTGTCTTCCTTACAATGGGGGTGTTTTTGCATCCCAAGGAGTGAAAAATGATGTATGCTCTTGGAATATTTGGCCTTGTTGTTTGCATAGGGGCATTAATTTTAATAAAACTTGATTCTCGAAAGTCTCAAAAGAAGGTCTAATTTTTTCTTGTAAGAATCTTTTATGCCCGAACTTATTTTTTATCGAGATCATCAGGAGGTCATCCGCTACCCATTTAACAGCCTCATCAAGCTGGGGAGACATCCTGATAATGATCTGAATCTTCCCCACGAGTCTGTCTCGCGTTTTCATTGTACCCTTGAACCGAAGGAGGGTGGTTTTCATCTGAATGACCTCAGTCGAAACGGGACATTTCTGAACGGGCGTCGAGTCAAAAATGCCGCACTGAAAGATCGTGACGAAATGGAGATCGGTCCCTGGCGGATCCGTTTTTTGCTTCAGGAGGAATGGGCGGATCGGGAGACCGCCGTTGAAAAGAGAGGCAACCTTCCCGAAACCTTTTGTGGATTAGTCGGAAAGAGTCAGAAGATGAAAGAGGTTTATGAATGGCTCCGAAAGGCGGCCCCCCTTTCGGCGCCGGTGCTTATTTCGGGGGAGACCGGGACGGGAAAGGAACTTGTTGCGCACGCCTTACATGAGCTTTCGGAACGGGTTCGTGGACCTTTTGTCGCCCTGAATTGCGGTGCGATCTCTCCTCAACTGATTGAGAGTGAACTTTTCGGGCATGAGGCAGGTGCCTTTACGGGGGCCTCTGGTCGTCATGCCGGCGCCTTCGAACAGGCGGCAAGGGGGACACTTTTTTTGGATGAAGTCGGGGAGTTTCCACTTGATCTCCAACCAAAACTTTTGCGCGTGCTCGAGGATCAGAGATTTCGAAGGATTGGTGGCAGAGAGGAGTTCAAGACCGATGCGCGTATTATTGCCGCGACCAACCGTAATCTACAAGAGGAGGTCAGGAAAGGGAAATTTCGCGAGGATCTCTTTTATCGTCTCTTTGGATTACCGGTCATGATTCCCCCTCTTCGTGAAAGAAGAGAGGATATTCCCCAACTCGTTTCCTATTTTCTTTATCAATGTCGCTCCCCACAGAAAAAATCGGTGACTGCGGAGGCAATGGAGCTTCTGCAAGGACATTCTTGGCGGGGGAATATTCGGGAATTGAAAAATACGATCATGCGCGCGTTGTTTCTTTCAGCAGATTCTTTGATTCATCCAAAGGATATTCAATTTGCAACCTCTGAAGGAGCTGAAGCAAAAGGGGAGGAAGGGCCAAGATCTCTGGCAACGCAGGAAAAAGAGTCGATCTTGCTGGCGCTCGAGAAGCATCGCTGGAATAAAGAAAGAACGGCCAAGTCTCTTGGAATCGCGAAGTCAACCCTCTACGACAAGATCAAACAGTACAGTTTGGAGAAGAAAGTTTGATTTAAGCCTGGACAGAAGAGGCGGCGTCCTTTTCGACGTTTGTTGCCTGAGGTCCACGGGCTCCCTGAATAACATCAAAAACGACCTCCTGCCCCTCTCTTAAGGATTTGTAACCCTCACCCTGAATCGCTGAATAATGCACGAAGACATCCTGACCATTTTCCTGTTCGATGAATCCGTACCCTTTTGAGTCATTGAACCATTTAACGCGGCCACGTCCTTTTTGATCTGAACTCATTGAATACCTCCTCGTGGTTTGAGATTTTCGGCCTATTATACGCAAGGTAAATCTGTCAAGGAGAATTGCCGGGGATTTCCAAAAGGGTTTCCCCTTCTCGGAGATACCCCCATTGCTCGCGGATCAGGCGTTCGAGGTAATCAGCCTCCTGGAGATTTTCGATTTCTTTGATCAGCGATTCATTTTCTTTCTGGAGAAGATGGTTTTCGTTTTTCATTTTTTGAGCGATTTTTTTGAGTTGATAGAGCCGGTACGCCCCCCGTTCACCAATGACAGTCAGGGCAATGAGAAAACAGGCGAGAAGGACCAGTTTCCAACGCATCAGAATTTAAGCGCTCCTTGGAGGTTCTTGCCGGGATGCGGGCGCCCCAGGTGTTCGTAAGCCAGCGGTGTCGCGACACGACCCCGTGGAGTTCTGTTGAGATACCCACTCTGGATCAGAAAAGGCTCGTAGACATCCTCGATCGTTTCTCTCTCTTCACTGATCGCCGAAGAGAGTGTCTCTACACCGACCGGCCCCCCATCAAATTTATCGATCAATGTCGTCAGGATCTTTCTGTCCATCGTATCGAACCCCTTTTCATCCACTTCAAAAAGTTCGAGCGCCTCCTGAGCCGACTTCAATGTGATCTCCCCGCTACCCCGGACCTCGGCATAATCACGAATTCTTCGCAAAAGTCTGTTGGTAATGCGCGGTGTCCCCCGTGAACGCCCCGCAATTTCCGTTGAGGCTGGAGGATGAAGGGTAACTTTTAGAATTTTAGCGGAACGGATGCAGATTTTGGCAAGCTGTTCGGGGTTATAGAAATCAAGACGGCAGGTGATGCCAAATCGGTCACGCAAAGGAGAGGTCAGAAGACCGGCCCGCGTCGTGGCGCCAATCAGTGTAAATTTAGGGAGATCGAGTTTGATTATTTTTGCAGAGGGTCCCTGCCCAACAAGGATATCCAGCTTGTAATCCTCCATGGCGGGGTAGAGGATCTCCTCCACGACATTATTCAATCGATGGATTTCGTCGATAAACAGGACATCGTGGGCCTCGAGATTGGTGAGGATCGCTGCGAGGTCTCCCGGTCGTTCGATAACAGGTCCCGAGGTCGCCTTGATATTAACCCCTAACTCTTTTGCGATGACATGGGCGAGTGATGTCTTGCCGAGACCTGGCGGACCATAGAAGAGTGAATGATCCATCGCCTCTTTTCTTTTTAGGGCTGCCTCGATGAAGATCGAGAGATTCTCCTTGATCTTGTCTTGACCAATATATTCGGAAAGGCTTTGAGGTCGGAGGGTTTCCTCGAGTTGCTTTTCTCCCTCCAGAAGGGTTGGTGTGAGTCCTCTATCGGTCGTCATAAATGTTTTTCACTGAGTAGCTTCAATGCCGCCTTGACATTTTGTTGTAAAGAAATCCCCTCCGCCAACGTTATCCTGGAAACCGCCTGTTCCGCATGGAAGCGATTATAACCGAGATTCATCAATGCCGATAAAATATCATCATACATCTGCCGTTTGCCATCTTTTTTCCTCTCGGTCGCCAGGAGAGCCCCACCGATCTCGGTCAGTTTGTCTTTGAGTTCGACAATCATCCTTTCCGCTGTCTTCTTCCCGATCCCTGGAATTGAGGTCAGTCTCACGAGATCTTCGGAGTGGAGGGCAGAGGTGAGATCTTGGGTCGAAATTCCGGAGAGAATTGTGAGAGCGAGCTTGGGTCCGATCCCTGAAACAGAGATCAATTTCTGAAAAAAAACTTTTTCAAGCTCTTTTGCAAAGCCGTAGAGGGAAATCTCATCTTCACGAACATGGGTATAGATCGGGAGAGAGACCTCCTGACCGGCAAGAGGGAGTTGAGAAAATGTTTCTTTCGAGACAAAGACGCGATAGCCGACCCCGCCGACATCAATAATGATTTCAGAGAGATTTTTTTGCTTTAACCGGCCTGTCAGGGAAGCGATCATACCTTTTCGAGCAACTCCTTCATTTTTGAAGACTGCAGATGACAGAGCGCGACCGCCAGGGCATCGGAGGCATCTTCTGTGGCAACCTCTGGCAGATTTAAAAGTTGACGAACCATCTTCTGAATCTGGTCTTTGGTCGCCTGACCATATCCGGTGATCGCCTGTTTCACCTCGCGTGTCGAGTATTCATAGACCTTGAGTTCATGTTCCGCTGCGGCGAGCAGCGCGACGCCACGGCTTTCGCCCAGTTTCAGGGCGCTCATCGGATTTTTGGCGAAGAAAACCTCTTCAATCGCCATCACGTCTGGTTTCAGCTCTCGAATAATCTGTCGTATCCTGGAAAAAATATCCTGCAATCGCTTTGCGAATGGGGAAGAAGGAGAGACCCTGACAAGCCCATTATCAACATGCCGAAACCGCGCCCCATCTTTCTCAACGATTCCATATCCTGTGATAGTTGACCCCGGATCGATTCCCAAGACTCTCATATTTTAGGCGACCAGCCGACTAATTCTCTCCATCTCTTCCTTTGGAATATCGAAGTTCGAGTAGACGTTCTGGACATCGTCATGGTCCTCGAGCGCCTCGACCAGGTGGAGCATCTTTTCCGCATTGCTTCCTGTAAGTTGAACGGTATTTTCCGGGACCATCGTAATCTCGGCGTTGGTAAACTTGAGTCCTTTCGAGAGGAGGCCCTTCTTGACCTCTTCAAAATTTTCGGCAGCAGTCAAGACATCCCACACATCCTCTTCATCTTTTATATCTTCCGCCCCGGCATCGAGGGCGATCTCCATGAGTTGGTCTTCTTGAACGGACCCCTTGTCGCACTGGATGACCCCCTTTTTCTTGAAAATCCACCCGACACACCCGGCCTCACCCAAATTTCCGCCGTTCTTACTCAGGATGTTGCGGATCTCTGAAATCGTTCGGTTTCGATTGTCCGTCATGATCTCCAGAATAATCGCGGCGCCACCGGGGCCGTACCCTTCATAGACATGCTCTTCAATAGCGGCCCCTTCCAGTTCACCGGTTCCTTTTTTAATAGCGCGTGCGATGTTGTCCTGGGGCATGTTCGCCTGCTTGGCCTTGTCGATGACGGTTCGGAGGCGAGGGTTACCGCTGGGATCTCCACCCCCCTGACGGGCCGCAACGGTGATTTCACGAATGAACTTAGTGAAAACCTTGCCGCGCTTCGCATCTTCCGCGCCCTTTTTCCTCTTAATTGTTGCCCACTTGGAGTGACCTGACATATTGATTCATTGGTAACATACGTTTTTTTGGAAAGCAATAAACGAATCCCACATTATTCTGTCGGATTAATGATTTTCAAATTTCCAAAATAGTTTCGATAAAATCCACGATCTCGGGTCAGCAAGGTATCGGCTTGATATTGGGCGTGAGCCCCCACGAGAAAATCGGCAAGGACTCGTCCTGAACTTCCTTTCCTCTTTTTACGATAGCTGGACCAGATATGTCCTGCTTCAAAAAGTGTTTTAGGGGAAGAGGGGACAAGACGAACTTTCATGGTTTCAAGTGTATCTTCCAGGAATGACTGAAGGCCAAAGTAGGCGGCGAGTTCCGCATAGACGATCTCGGAGATGATGAGGGATCCTTGGGTGAATTGGTTTTCTAAGGCTTGTTTAGAGTTGAGACCAAATTCTGGATCCGGCAGAAAAATATCAAAAAGTATATTGGAGTCTACGGCGGTGATCATCGACCTCTGAGCTCCTCCACAACATCATCGGATCTTTCTTTTGATTTGAGAATACCATAAACCTTATCGATAGGAGAGGAGGTGCCTTTCTTGATCAGCTTAACGATTCCCTCCTCGTCGATAAAATCAACCTCCACTCCCTCGTCGAGTCCGTATTTATCCCGAATCTCTTTGGGGATCGTGACCTGGCCTTTTGTCGTAATATTCATAGTAATACCTATTATGTAATACAGTAATACTTTTTAAGGTATCCGTCAAGGGCCTTACTCAATACACCTCAAACTGCGCGGATCGGGTAGCTTTGGTTTTCGCAAACCGATCTCGAATCGTGATCTCGAGTTCGTAGCGTCCGGGCAATGATTCGGCATGAAGTGCAAAGCGACTCACGAGGTTCGCATAGTTTTTGCCACGGAGTTGGAGGCTGCTGTTGATGACATTGGGCCGATCCAGAACGATGTGACGCTTGGGATCTCGCACCTTGAGATCCGCCTGGACCCAGATCCGGTCACTCTGAATGAAAAAGCCCGAGGCCCGTATCTGGACGAAGATCATAGCTCCACGACCAAAACGCCCTTCTTGATTTGGACGCACCTCATCAAATCCGAAATGAAGTTCTTCGATATGGACCGAGTCGTAGAAGTATCTTTGCAGAGGTTTTGGGATCGGTTCGATCAGATAATTTCCGAACTCAAGTCGCAGATCTTCTTTCAGAAAATTGTGGGGTTGCAGAAAATCGAGAGTGCCGATCGCTACTGACAAGAGGATCATGTAGGGAAGAACGAGCCACGAGCGGAGCGTTCGTTTGGCCCGGATGATCCGTGTTCCGGAGGCGATATCGCCGGGTCGCTGTTTGCGTGAGGAAAGCAGGGCGCAGAGATAACCGACAGGGTTCGTATCCGTGATCCGAAAGAGGTTACGCACAACGACCATCGCAAATGAGGGGCGAGAGCCATCTTCATGGATCACCTTCAGTCCAAAGATTGTTTTTCCCACCGTGGAGTGAAAAAGGCCTTCGGCGAGAGAGAGATAAAGGAGCAGGATCAAAGGAGTCAGGTTCAAGAGGACAACTGAGAGGAATGGATGATTGATCGGGATGAGCAAGAGATATCCATAGTAAAAGGCGATTAAAAAAATCAGATCGATCAAAAAGGCGATCGTTCGAACCGTCGCCCCTCCGGAGGTGATCTCATCCATTCGGAGATTCTCCTGGGATGGAAATTTTCTGAGGACGACTGTTCTTCCGACAACATCCCCCAACCGCCGACATTTCTTGCTAAACTCCATCATGCCGACGCCGGTCAGGAAAAACAGCGGGTAGTCAACAAACCGAAAGAGGTTTCGGAGGAAGATCCCCAGTAGCGAAGGGAGGCCTCCTCCTTTTTTATGGACAATCAATCCCCCCAAAAATTTGCCCGGAGTCGCAGTGAAAGCCCCTTCAAAAAAAAGATGATAGAGAAAATAGAGGGCGAGGGAGCTTGTGATAAAGAGGGTTCGGTAATTTCCCTCAAAATGAAAAGGGGGCTCTTTGAGCAGATAACTGAAGAGAAACCCCCAGCCACCGATCAAGTAGAGATTGATGATCAGATCGACACAAAAACTGGCGAAGCGTTCCTGGAGTGTCGCGATACGGTAAAGCCGGTGAGAAGGTTCCTCGACCTTTGCTTGAGATGTATCAAGAACTGTCTCGCTGACTTCCATGGGTTAATAATAAATCCGGTTTGTCGGTGAAAATCCCATCAACCCCCCATCTTACGAACTCCATCATAGCATGTAAGTCATTGACATTCCAAGAAAAAATCTTCTGGCCTTTTTGATGGGCCTTTTTAACGAACTCTTCGGTGATCATAGGGGTCGATGGGTTTAAGGAGAACGGTTTGATGAATGAGGAAATCAGGGGTCGATATCGTGTTTGAAAATATTTCTCACAGACGAGGTAGCCTCGTTTCAAGGTTGGGGCGATCTTTTTCAATCGGATGAGGGGGAGGGGATGGAAAGAGGAGATCAGGATGCTCTCGTGTAACTGGAATCTTTGGAGCTCATCGAGCAATTTAAGTTCAACGGTTTTTGAAAGCAGACGGACCGTCTTGATCTCGAGGTTCAAAAGAATTTTATCTCCAACCAGGTCCAGCAACTCAGAGAGCGTCGGGATCTTGTATCTTCCTTTGAGTCGGACGCCCCTTATTTCTGAAAGGGGCATTTTCTCAATTTGCTGAGGCATTTCAGCGAGGCGGAGCAGGTCGGCATCGTGATAAACAACGAGCTCTTCATCGGCAGTAAGGCGCAGGTCGACCTCGACACCATCCGCATGGAGTCGGATCGCCTCATCGACCGCCTCGAGTGTGTTTTCGAGGTGATTCTTCGTGAATCCCCGATGCGCGAGGATCAGAGGTCTTTTAGATATTTCCCAGTTCATGTTGGATCAGTGTTAAAGCCGCGACCGCGGCGGTTTCAGCGCGAAGGGTTAATGAACCGAGCGAGGCGATCTCACACCCTGCCTGTCTTGCCAGTTCTATTTCCTTCTCTGAGAAACCCCCTTCGGGACCGATGAAACAGAACACCTTGGGCTGTTGATTTTGGTCCAGATTGGGCGGGTCCTGTCTCGGGTTCCGCCCACCCGTCCTCACCCGTTGCGGGCGGGCGGGCGCCCGACCCTCGCCACCCGCCTCAGACAAACCAAAATCAACAGTCTCTTGGTGAAACAGGATTTTAATCGGGTTCTCTTCCGATCGATTCATTAATTCAGAAAAACGTACAGCGGAAGAAATCATCATCGGCGTCACCCGTCCACACTGCTTCACCGCCTCATCGGCAATTTTTTGCCATCTCAAAAGAACCGCCTCGTTTTTTCCGGTCGGGATCGTTCGTTCGGAGTAGAAGGGGATAAAATGTGCCGCGCCGAGTTCCGTCGCCTTCTGGATCACCCATTCCATCTTGTCCTTCTTCAGCATCGCCTGACAGAGGGTGACTTCGCCTTTGATAACGGGAGAAGAAATCTCTTCAAGAAGATGGACAGTCACCCTGTTTTTTTTCGCTGAGACGATCTCTCCGGCAAACCGTTTTTTACCGTCAAAAAGGCTTAGCTTTTCACCTCTCACCATCCGGAGGACGGTTGAGAGATGTTTTGAGTCATCGGGATCCAACGTGACGATCTCTCCGACCTTTTTCCCTGATGGGATCGGGAATTGGGGCATTGATCTATCAATATAAATTGTATCGATTTTTAGCAACCATTGTCATGATTCGGCGAACTGAAGGGCACATTTAGGAGGGGAGCATATGTCAACAGCAAAAGCGGTTTTGGCGGCAGGGATGGGGATCAGTGTGGTTCACCTGATCGAGTCGGCCTATGATCTTGGGGCGTCGAAATCTCCCGCCGATAAACCGGCTGTTTCGATTGATGCGGGGTTGGGGGCAACTGCCTCCGTTTTCTCGATCATTCAGACCTCAGCGATTTTTTACGGGAAATTTCGTGTTGCCCAAACCGTTTCAGTATTTTCTCTTTTTTTCGCGGCGAGTCAGCTCCTGATCGGCGGGATCGCCTACTCCGAAAAAGAGCCGGGTCATAACGGAACGGACCTCCTGCTTGCCGGTCTCCAGGTCGCCGTTGCTGTCTCCGGTTTCTCGTACGCCCGTTTTTCACTCCCCGCCTTGGTGGCGATGGCCAAAGGAGGTGACGATCAGGCGCTGACGAAGCTCTACATGAGATGGTATGGGAAGAAAGATCAGAAGGCAGCGGAGGCGCTCTCCCGAATCGCCGTTGCGAACCCCTATCGTTTTGCGGCGAACCATTCGGCTGTCCTTTTTTCTAACACGGTTGATAACGGCTCGGCCCGGATTGTCCTTAATAAGCTTCTTAATAGTCATCCCGGACAGCATATTATTTCTGCCCCTCTGCTCGGAGTTGCGATTGAAAGCCGTCCAGCCCTCTTTAATGCCTCGGATATCCCCAACCTTCTGGGCCAACTCAGGAGGTCCGACAGAGGCCCCGAATTTCTCGACAGACTGATCACGAGTCGTCCTGACCTTGGAAGAGAAGTTTTGAATAAGTCAGGATTGGTTTTTAGGAGGGATGATTGGGAAAAATTTGGAGACTCCCTCCGGAGGATTTGGGTGAGAAACCTTGAAGAGGAAAACCGAAGAACGCTTCTTGTTTCATGGAAAGATCGACTGTTAAATCAGGCATCTAATCAATGTATAGATCCAGTGCTCCTTGTACCGGTGTATCATGTTAATTCACGTTCCGCCCGAGAGATCTGGAAGGTCGTTGACCGTGGGGGTTACGACCGTTTTCTCGATGAGTTTATTCGGACGAAGGATTATTATAGTGAGAAAGTCGCTGAGACGCCGCTTCTGGAAGATGTGGTGCTCTATTTTCAATCAGTGCCGGGTGGGTTCGGGGGGGTACAAAGGATTGGATTGAAGGTTTGTGACCGTTCGGATGTCGATATCTCTGTCTTTGACTTCCTTTGGTCTAATCCTGACCAGAAGGGCTTACGCGAGCGTGTCTTGAAACTATTCGCCGATCGGGCGAGCGAACCGCATATCATGCAGGCTGAGGCGCCTATTATGAGTGTTACGGTCGGTGAAGTGCGGCAGATGTTTGGAACTCAGGTCTTGCGCGGCTGGTTTGATTCAGGAGACGTTTTGATTCAGCAGAATCTCCCCGCCTTGATGGCTGTCTTAAAAGAACCGGGATATGCCGGAAACCCGGTTTTGAGGGCGATTGCCAGACTTCATCGTCTTGGAGTTTCGTAAAAAAGGAGAAATAAAATGGGCACTACAGCATCTGTTTCACCTAATGTTTGTCCCCCGCTTTGTAACACACCAACTCGCGGGATATCCATGGTTGGTGCCGTAGCGGCAATAGGCGGTGCCGTCGTTACGTGTGCGGCCGGCCTGACTTGTGGTTCAATAACTTCTCGACTTGCTCGAGAGGCCCGCCAGACAAGAGGTTCCCTGCGCAGAGGTCCTTTAGGTACAAAGGCGGCCTATTTTGCCGCAATTCGCCAAAACGAGAAAGGCTGGAATCGGGTAGCCTTTGTTGGCTTGGGTCTTATCGCAGTCGGGGCGCTTCTCTTCTTCAGAGGGATTAGCCAGGACTATCAAAATCTTATCCGAGAGACCGGCTGCCAGTTGCCGGAACGGCAGCCACTGTAGGCCAACATAAAAGTCGACAGTCGATTTTCAGGCAAAAGTTGACAGTCGACTTTATTGCGGATGTTTGAGTTTTTATCCACCTCCCCAATTCCTGTACCCTGCCAGCGTACGAAAAGATGATCTTCACCAGTCCTTTTTCGCAACAATAGTCACGAAGTCGGCGAATTTAAAGCCACGTAAAAGTCGACTGTCGACTTTAACAAGGACACAAAAAGAAGGAGTTCAAAATGACATCGGTAGCAAAGGCACAGTTTCAGTCCATTATAGAGCGTTGTTTGGCAGAGCATCCCCCAACAGACAGGACACCACAGATGGATCATCCTGATTTCATCAATTGTCTCAATGAAGGGGTTAGCTCAGAGTTTAAATCAGCTCCTAGCCCGTCGTGGCTGTACTATGGCGGTGCTGCATTCGTCTCGGCCGGTCTTTTTGCTATTTCTACTGGATATTCGGAATGTCTGGTATCCACCCCTCTTTCTGT
This genomic window from Deltaproteobacteria bacterium contains:
- a CDS encoding RDD family protein, with amino-acid sequence MEVSETVLDTSQAKVEEPSHRLYRIATLQERFASFCVDLIINLYLIGGWGFLFSYLLKEPPFHFEGNYRTLFITSSLALYFLYHLFFEGAFTATPGKFLGGLIVHKKGGGLPSLLGIFLRNLFRFVDYPLFFLTGVGMMEFSKKCRRLGDVVGRTVVLRKFPSQENLRMDEITSGGATVRTIAFLIDLIFLIAFYYGYLLLIPINHPFLSVVLLNLTPLILLLYLSLAEGLFHSTVGKTIFGLKVIHEDGSRPSFAMVVVRNLFRITDTNPVGYLCALLSSRKQRPGDIASGTRIIRAKRTLRSWLVLPYMILLSVAIGTLDFLQPHNFLKEDLRLEFGNYLIEPIPKPLQRYFYDSVHIEELHFGFDEVRPNQEGRFGRGAMIFVQIRASGFFIQSDRIWVQADLKVRDPKRHIVLDRPNVINSSLQLRGKNYANLVSRFALHAESLPGRYELEITIRDRFAKTKATRSAQFEVY
- a CDS encoding 16S rRNA (uracil(1498)-N(3))-methyltransferase; amino-acid sequence: MPQFPIPSGKKVGEIVTLDPDDSKHLSTVLRMVRGEKLSLFDGKKRFAGEIVSAKKNRVTVHLLEEISSPVIKGEVTLCQAMLKKDKMEWVIQKATELGAAHFIPFYSERTIPTGKNEAVLLRWQKIADEAVKQCGRVTPMMISSAVRFSELMNRSEENPIKILFHQETVDFGLSEAGGEGRAPARPQRVRTGGRNPRQDPPNLDQNQQPKVFCFIGPEGGFSEKEIELARQAGCEIASLGSLTLRAETAAVAALTLIQHELGNI